A region from the Pogoniulus pusillus isolate bPogPus1 chromosome 13, bPogPus1.pri, whole genome shotgun sequence genome encodes:
- the NUDT16L1 gene encoding tudor-interacting repair regulator protein isoform X1 — translation MAAMGAMAAMGALPAGALPPLPTLGVPGVPELKPLTRYEAMRLGPGWSHSCHAMLYAPNPGMLFGRIPLRYAVLVMGMVRVPLYTQKDRMGGLPNFLANSFVGTAKFQLLFALKILNMVPEEKLAEAVAATQKPKKPPIDHAAGVMGNPAAARQGNELMASTKTGDELADRAENQAAEQAVVGLESGVMAEQLVAEAVEQPAGLGANAVAEHVVAEAME, via the exons ATGGCGGCCATGGGGGCGATGGCGGCCATGGGGGCCCTGCCGGCGGGCGCGTTGCCGCCGCTGCCGACGCTGGGGGTGCCGGGCGTACCCGAGCTGAAGCCGCTGACGCGGTACGAGGCGATGCGGCTGGGCCCGGGCTGGAGCCACTCGTGCCACGCCATGCTGTACGCGCCCAATCCGGGCATGCTCTTCGGCCGCATCCCGCTGCGCTACGCCGTGCTG GTGATGGGCATGGTTCGTGTCCCACTCTACACCCAGAAGGACCGCATGGGTGGGCTGCCCAACTTCCTGGCTAACTCCTTTGTTGGGACCGCCAAATTCCAGCTGCTCTTTGCCCTGAAAATCTTGAACATGGTGCCGGAAGAGAAGCTGGCCGAGGCAGTGGCTGCCACGCAGAAGCCGAAGAAGCCGCCCATCGATCACGCAGCTGGGGTGATGGGAAACCCAGCTGCAGCTAGGCAGGGGAACGAGCTGATGGCATCGACCAAAACGGGTGATGAGTTGGCAGATAGGGCAGAGAACCAGGCAGCCGAGCAGGCAGTGGTCGGGCTGGAGAGCGGGGtcatggcagagcagctggtggCCGAGGCagtggagcagccagcagggctgggggcaaaCGCGGTGGCAGAGCACGTGGTGGCTGAGGCGATGGAGTGA
- the NUDT16L1 gene encoding tudor-interacting repair regulator protein isoform X2 yields MAAMGAMAAMGALPAGALPPLPTLGVPGVPELKPLTRYEAMRLGPGWSHSCHAMLYAPNPGMLFGRIPLRYAVLMQMRFDGLLGFPGGFVDRRYWSLEDGLNRVLGLGLGCVRLTEADYLCSHLTEGPHRVVAHFYARQLTLEELHTIEISAVHSRDHGLEVMGMVRVPLYTQKDRMGGLPNFLANSFVGTAKFQLLFALKILNMVPEEKLAEAVAATQKPKKPPIDHAAGVMGNPAAARQGNELMASTKTGDELADRAENQAAEQAVVGLESGVMAEQLVAEAVEQPAGLGANAVAEHVVAEAME; encoded by the exons ATGGCGGCCATGGGGGCGATGGCGGCCATGGGGGCCCTGCCGGCGGGCGCGTTGCCGCCGCTGCCGACGCTGGGGGTGCCGGGCGTACCCGAGCTGAAGCCGCTGACGCGGTACGAGGCGATGCGGCTGGGCCCGGGCTGGAGCCACTCGTGCCACGCCATGCTGTACGCGCCCAATCCGGGCATGCTCTTCGGCCGCATCCCGCTGCGCTACGCCGTGCTG ATGCAGATGCGATTTGACGGACTACTGGGCTTTCCCGGGGGGTTCGTGGATCGCCGTTACTGGTCCTTGGAGGACGGTCTGAATCGGGTGCTGGGCTTGGGTTTGGGCTGTGTGCGCCTGACGGAAGCTGACTATCTGTGCTCGCACCTGACAGAGGGGCCACATCGCGTGGTGGCACACTTCTACGCCAGGCAGCTGACCCTGGAGGAGCTGCATACCATCGAGATCAGCGCGGTGCATTCCCGAGACCACGGGCTGGAG GTGATGGGCATGGTTCGTGTCCCACTCTACACCCAGAAGGACCGCATGGGTGGGCTGCCCAACTTCCTGGCTAACTCCTTTGTTGGGACCGCCAAATTCCAGCTGCTCTTTGCCCTGAAAATCTTGAACATGGTGCCGGAAGAGAAGCTGGCCGAGGCAGTGGCTGCCACGCAGAAGCCGAAGAAGCCGCCCATCGATCACGCAGCTGGGGTGATGGGAAACCCAGCTGCAGCTAGGCAGGGGAACGAGCTGATGGCATCGACCAAAACGGGTGATGAGTTGGCAGATAGGGCAGAGAACCAGGCAGCCGAGCAGGCAGTGGTCGGGCTGGAGAGCGGGGtcatggcagagcagctggtggCCGAGGCagtggagcagccagcagggctgggggcaaaCGCGGTGGCAGAGCACGTGGTGGCTGAGGCGATGGAGTGA